From the genome of Ailuropoda melanoleuca isolate Jingjing chromosome 5, ASM200744v2, whole genome shotgun sequence:
aagaaaatcaggatgACTGCTTAAGATAACATCGTTTATTGACAAGCACTCTGTTAGTTTCTTTCCCAAAAGCTTAGACCTTTAATCCATCTCAATTCAGTagcataattttataatttttctaagaatGAAGTAATTTATCAGGAAGTACTTCTTGAGAACATAAAGTATTTTGTAAAGAAGATACAGAATTACTCCTCTGAAAGGAATACTGTTATCTTATCCCTCTGCTTGTAGATTTTTACAGGAAATATATACTTCAAATAACCAAAAGATCAATAACCTGAAACAGAAGGTAGCCCAGCTTGAAGCAAAGTGTCAGGAACCTTGCAGAGACACAGTACAAATAAACGATATAACTGGGAAAGGTAAGTGAAAGGTTTATTTTGGGATGATTCTTATCACagcaaatatataaagcaaaggAGAATGTATAGTAATGTATAAGAATAATTTGGAAAGTGTTTATAGGAATATATAGGAATAATTTGGAAAGTGTTTAGCCATTAAGTCTAAAGTGTTCAATTGCTTAGACTTTTCTTGAGTAACTAAAACTAGTTTGAAAGGAATGATGACGTGAGAAGTAAGAAAATGCTTCTTGGGATGTGAGTAGTTTGCAACACTGTGAAGAGCTCAGCGTGAAGGCTGGTACAGTCTAAAGTCTAACTGGATTTCAAACCATAGTAAAacattctccttctcctcctccttctccacctccttcaGATTGTCAAGACATTGCCAATAAGGGGGCCAAGGAGAGTGGCCTTTACTTTCTCAAACCTCTGAAAGCTAAGCAGCAGTTCTTGGTCTACTGTGAAATTGATGGATCTGGAAATGGGTGGACAGTGCTGCAGAAGGTATTTCCCCTCCCCATGTGTATGTCAGAAACACTCAGCTAAACTTCCGCCCTATGCCAGAAACTTTTGCAAGCACTTTGTGAACATGAACTCGATTAGTCCTCACAATTGCCCAATTTTCCTATGAGGTACAATCATTACCTCCAGAGAGGAGGAAGCTTAAACACAAGAGGttcagcaacttgcccaaggtcacataataAGCAACAGACTTAGGATTGGGACCCAGGCCGTCTGGTTCCAGTCTGTGCTTTGACTCTATACTATGTTGGCACTGATGTTATAGATTCATGAGAGCATATAATCACAGTAGAATGACAAAGAACTAGAAGAGACCTCTTGCATCAGGTAGCTCAAGACCTAAGGCTTCCCATCACGAAAAGACAAAGTCCTCCAGAGGTTACAGTTGGGCTATTCCAAGACGAGGGCCCTCTGTTGCCTCTGACAGAGCCAGATACCCAGTGCAGATCCTTTAACCTTCTGTTGATTTTTGATCACTGTTACAACTAATCCTGCAGGGGGCgctcagagagagtgagagatggaAGTGCCGTTTGGCATACACAGATGGGGCAATGGGTTGACCATTCCACCATCAGTATAAAAATCAGCAATAGCAAGTTGACGTTCTGAAGTCCTTCCTCTAAACACCTTTTTAAAACTACCACTgatttagaattttctatgtaCCAGACACTCTTCAGTATTTCTCTTAATTCTCTGGTGCAATCCTGCAACAACACTAAGAAATAGGCATTGTTATTCCAATTTTACTGACGAGGAAACTAAGGCAGCTTGCCCAAGTTCATTTAGTAAATGGTGGAATCATACTATCCAGATTTTCAACAAGATATTTATAGCATCTTCTTTATGTGCACTGATAATCCACTTTCTCCTTTTGTCCATGCAATTGTGTACTTAGAGACTTGATGGCAGTTTGGATTTCAAGAAAAACTGGATTCAATATAAAGAAGGATTTGGACATCTGTCTCCTACTGGAAACACAGAATTTTGGCTGGGAAATGAGAAGATTCATTTGATAAGCACACAGTCGGCCATACCATACGCATTAAGAATAGAGTTGGAGGACTGGAATGGCAGAACCAGGTACTGTTTAGAAAGGACTCCTGTTTTTTGTTGTAGACACTGTCTGGAATGTGAACTTTCCAATTATCGATAGGCCAATAGCAAAGACAGCCTAACAAATGCAAAGAGCACATCCAACCATTTTTCCCAGGAGTCAGTTTGGCTCTTGGGTAGTTCGAAGAGATAGTTCCCATCGAGGATGGAGAGTGTTTGCATGTAATCTACTTACCCTGGAAACATACAGACTAATagatagctaatatttactgagcacttaataTGTACCAGACATTGAGCATGAAATTTTAACTTAATCTAATCCAAATAACTATTTCATGAGGAAGGTACcattattaatctcattttagaGATTAGCGCTCCCAAGGTCACGTTGCTGGTATATGGTAAAacctggatttgaactcaggtagtTTGACCCTACAACCTCTCCTCCAATGACTATCCTGGTTGAAAAGTGAATCCAGACTTTTCAAATTTCCTGGTGCTTTAATGACAATTCACTCAGTCAATCCATGAGCTACACTAAAATTAAATCAGCTAGTTCCTTTGGTGAGATAAAGACCCCTCTATACTCACAGCAACCTGGGAGGTTTGCGCATAGCATTCCtagttaaaattcaaaaaaaaaatctaaccattttgttttgtttatgaaataatgaaatatattatctccaaacacatatttttaatttttttaatcagaaaataccATAGTCAGCAGACTCTCTCCTATGAGAACACCTCCCAATTTCCTAGTACTGGAGATTAGGGAAGAGgctaaatattttctgaaaatttctatTCATACACCAAAGCCCATTATTTCCTGAACTCCATAGAATTCTGACCCTTCATCACAACTTTTTCCCAGCGAAGAATCTCTCTCTGATGCTACAGCTTGTATTTTGTGGGCCACACAGGGACCATTTCTTTCATGTGATGCTCTAGGAAGCCCTCCTTCTTGTCACCATCACACTGCTCTGGGAAAGAAAAATCCCTTTTGGACCTCATCCTTCAAGATGCCACGAGTGGCTAATAGAGCTGTAACTCCTTCAAGTTTTGTGCATTAATGAGTGATTACTCAGTGTCATTTGCTGTGGTTTATGATAACGGTGTGTGTCCAATACTGAACACTTAGATAAAGGTGGAAAATATGAAATTAGATTCATGCACACACCTGGATTTGATATTAGGATCTTAGAggcaaaaagcattaaaatggctgatgtttttagttttcactGGGATGCCCTGAAAGCTTCTAGACCGATTTTTCTAGATGCTTCTAGACCGATTCTGGTGTTGATGAGTTCTGAACTGGTTCACACATCCATCACTTCTTGCCAGATTTGCAGAAAATTTGATTCAATGAGCACATTTCAGATCAAGGAAGCAAAGTTAAAAATTCCAAACAATTTTCCTATGGAAAAGGGGATGTTGAGATCCCTAATGAGGGCCAAGATATGATGTCTCTATTCCCTTCTTTACAGTACTGCAGACTATGCCATGTTCAAGGTGGGACCTGAAGCTGATAAATACCGCCTGACATATGCCTACTTTATTGGTGGAGATGCCGGAGATGCTTTTGATGGCTATGATTTTGGCGATGACCCTAGTGATAAATTTTTCACATCCCACAATGGCATGCAGTTCAGTACCTGGGACAACGACAATGATAAGTACGAAGGAAACTGTGCCGAACAGGATGGATCTGGTTGGTGGATGAACAAATGCCATGCTGGCCACCTCAATGGAGTTTATTACAAAGGTATGGCTTTCTTCCTCACGTATATGAATTAGAGTATagtctatatttttataaaaggtaaaaaatagctataagaaaatgagaaataattagtAAAGAGATTGGGGGCTTATTATATAGTTCTCCGTTTTAAACCAGAATTCGATAATACTAAACTTATACCTCGAATCAGCTCCTCTATAGGAAATCCACAGCCTTGGGTTATGGTATCTCTCCTAGACTTACCACATGTATGATATGGATGGACTGACATGATCATATGTATGCTTGTGAGCACATTAGCCTGGAGCAGTTTCCCATGAGCTATGTGACAGATATAACCAGTGAGCAGCGAGCAGGTGTCTGAAGGAACGGAGTTAAGAGCAGGGAAGTCATGGTAAGGGCACAGTTCCAGGAGAGCTTGAGAGAAAAGGAGTCCAGCCTGAAAAGTGTAGGCACTTATTTTAGAACGGGGGTTGCAAGCTATAGTTTGCTCTAAGGCTTGAATACTTCCAAACACTGGACTTATGACAAACGATTATTACTACCCAACAATTATGTGTGGGGGGAGCTCTACTGATTCTGAAAGATCCATTAAGATAAGCAATCTGACCTCCTCAGGGTACTGTGCTAGCCAAGAGATGATCCATAATCCTCTTACaagctatttaaattattttacctttgGTTTTcacaacattctttttttcttctttttttaagaaacctaACATATCTTTGCACTTACAAGCCATGTAATTAAAAGACACTCTCAGGGAAGGTGTTTGATCCACAGGACTCAGAATAGCAATGTTGATCGCCTGTGGTACACTCCAGTATTGGGCTCAGACAACCCTTTACAAAATTATGTAAGATCTGGTGCCCATGGACAAGGAGAAGGCAAATCAATGAAGTCTTCACTGTATAATGGAGATGTAAAATAACTTTCCAGAACTATTTTCTAAAGTCCTATACATTTCAGTGAAATTGTGTTTTTAGATGACCTGAGGTCATCTGACCAGGAATTGTGACTCCTGCCATTCTAACTTGCTTGTGGGAAAGGTGGTCCATAATAGCTGGTTCCAGGATGGCTAAGCTCAGGAAGAGAGACTGATTGGGGCAATTTGGGGTTCTAGCCCTGTTAGTAAGGAATACATTTAAGTATGGATGTGATCAAGAAGTACAATATAGATATAGAGGTTGATTcataataaatgtatttcaatTGTAAATCAGGATTTTAGGAATCTTTAGGAATTTTTCAGATAGTAGGTAACTATAAATTTGATATAAGGGACAATGTATTTTGTAATAAGCCGTTCTTTACAGACTTTCTGAGGTAAGGAAATTCAAGAGCAATTATATGTacatctataatttattttaggtGGCACTTACTCAAAAACGTCTACTCCTAATGGTTACGATAATGGCATTATTTGGGCCACTTGGCAATCCCGGTGGTATTCCATGAAGAAAACCACCATGAAGATAATCCCATTCAACAGATTAGCCATTGGAGAAGGACAGCAGCACCACCTTGGGGGAGCCAAACAGGTTGGACCAGAACACCATGTCGAAATAGAATATGACTAAATCATTTTACCCTGAGAATTAAACTGTTAATTTCTGTTAGTCCACAAAGTTTCAGAAACTTTTCgaaagtttcattttctcttactatatttattaattttaagtcttttattaaGAGTATTTAGCCTCACATGGAAACTAAAACTCACTTTGGATTATATTCCCAAATTACTGAACTCAGAGgtgtttaaaatttgttatttaagaagatgacattttagcttatttcttaaatatgtaataataaaactgttgccgtattttgtattttaatgataACATGTCATTTTGTCttgtgatttatttgtttgtattatttcttaaatattttagtttatacTAATAAAATCAGAGTAAATGCTAGCATTTCAAATGCCTAAGTACTTTTTCCATGTTTATTGCCCCCAAATCATTCATCTTTAATTCTTCTTCTTAAATGGAAAgaattacatctttttatttttgtttttggtcataGGCTGGAGACATTTAAAAGACCATTTCAAAAGTGATCtgcttt
Proteins encoded in this window:
- the FGG gene encoding fibrinogen gamma chain isoform X1, whose product is MTWSLNPQGLILYLYALLLLPSTCLAYVATRDNCCILDERFGSYCPTTCGIADFLSTYQTGVDNDLRTLEDLFRRIENKTAEAKEVIKSIQVTYNPSEPPKPNRIVSATKDSKKMMEEIIKYEALVGSHESNIRFLQEIYTSNNQKINNLKQKVAQLEAKCQEPCRDTVQINDITGKDCQDIANKGAKESGLYFLKPLKAKQQFLVYCEIDGSGNGWTVLQKRLDGSLDFKKNWIQYKEGFGHLSPTGNTEFWLGNEKIHLISTQSAIPYALRIELEDWNGRTSTADYAMFKVGPEADKYRLTYAYFIGGDAGDAFDGYDFGDDPSDKFFTSHNGMQFSTWDNDNDKYEGNCAEQDGSGWWMNKCHAGHLNGVYYKGGTYSKTSTPNGYDNGIIWATWQSRWYSMKKTTMKIIPFNRLAIGEGQQHHLGGAKQVGPEHHVEIEYD
- the FGG gene encoding fibrinogen gamma chain isoform X2, with product MTWSLNPQGLILYLYALLLLPSTCLAYVATRDNCCILDERFGSYCPTTCGIADFLSTYQTGVDNDLRTLEDLFRRIENKTAEAKEVIKSIQVTYNPSEPPKPNRIVSATKDSKKMMEEIIKYEALVGSHESNIRFLQEIYTSNNQKINNLKQKVAQLEAKCQEPCRDTVQINDITGKDCQDIANKGAKESGLYFLKPLKAKQQFLVYCEIDGSGNGWTVLQKRLDGSLDFKKNWIQYKEGFGHLSPTGNTEFWLGNEKIHLISTQSAIPYALRIELEDWNGRTSTADYAMFKVGPEADKYRLTYAYFIGGDAGDAFDGYDFGDDPSDKFFTSHNGMQFSTWDNDNDKYEGNCAEQDGSGWWMNKCHAGHLNGVYYKGGTYSKTSTPNGYDNGIIWATWQSRWYSMKKTTMKIIPFNRLAIGEGQQHHLGGAKQAGDI